From one Chloroflexota bacterium genomic stretch:
- a CDS encoding GTP-binding protein — protein sequence MKPTSQLAIKVVVAGDGNVGKTSLIRQYCEGKFESSRVMTIGVDFQTKRVALPEGEVKLSIWDMAGQERFAVMRSGFYRGSRAAALVFDVTQAASLTNLETWRAEILKVMPDQKFVVVGNKIDLPRDEATQDAANFAAQIGAEYVETSAATGDGVPKLFEALARLAIG from the coding sequence ATGAAGCCGACTTCTCAACTCGCCATCAAAGTCGTGGTGGCCGGCGACGGCAACGTCGGCAAAACGTCGCTCATCCGCCAGTACTGTGAAGGCAAATTTGAATCGTCGCGGGTGATGACGATTGGCGTGGACTTTCAGACCAAGCGGGTGGCCTTGCCCGAAGGCGAAGTGAAACTCTCCATTTGGGACATGGCCGGACAGGAGCGATTTGCCGTCATGCGATCCGGGTTCTATCGGGGAAGCCGGGCGGCAGCCCTGGTCTTTGACGTGACTCAGGCCGCCTCGCTTACCAACCTCGAAACCTGGCGGGCCGAAATTCTCAAAGTGATGCCCGACCAAAAGTTCGTGGTCGTTGGCAACAAGATTGACCTGCCGCGTGACGAGGCGACTCAAGACGCCGCCAACTTCGCCGCCCAAATCGGGGCCGAGTACGTGGAAACCAGCGCCGCCACTGGTGACGG